From one Dermacentor andersoni chromosome 1, qqDerAnde1_hic_scaffold, whole genome shotgun sequence genomic stretch:
- the LOC126547889 gene encoding uncharacterized protein: MWHRKSSLALSNTPVAVARAYPSISPKNGPGLVSAMGINVPSGIRTYRLLHGGASAFSEASSPQKMPSSILHVLLPEKAKADASCTSSYLAMEDVLSRNCDLVVKTVNTAEEEACSSGAAQRRRLVPRAECERFGEMDVKDNLSEYNSMQAPCTVQGAGHQVEDVSKGTGHRGIYSSEKPITRGVEAAVSGNHQDKDWSAVAWPDYRFEVLGCRPHMNLRDTLPPRLAALNSCKAECNRDMDGMATPSSSCLWRLPTR, translated from the exons ATGTGGCACAGGAAAAGCTCGCTCGCACTTTCGAACACGCCGGTGGCCGTGGCGCGCGCATATCCGAGCATCTCTCCGAAGAACGGGCCTGGCTTAGTGTCTGCCATGGGAATCAATGTGCCCAGCGGCATCAGAACTTATCGCCTCCTCCACGGCGGTGCGTCCGCCTTCTCGGAAGCGTCGTCACCCCAGAAGATGCCTTCGTCCATATTGCACGTCCTACTTCCGGAGAAAGCCAAGGCCGACGCGTCCTGCACGTCCAGCTACTTGGCCATGGAGGACGTCCTCTCGAGGAACTGCGACCTTGTGGTCAAGACGGTGAACACGGCTGAGGAAGAGGCTTGCAGCAGCGGCGCCGCACAACGGCGGAGACTGGTTCCGAGGGCCGAGTGCGAGCGGTTCGGTGAGATGGATGTCAAGGACAACCTGTCTGAGTACAACtccatgcaagcaccctgcaccgTGCAAGGAGCTGGGCACCAGGTGGAGGACGTATCGAAGGGCACCGGGCACCGGGGGATATACAG TTCCGAGAAGCCTATTACGCGTGGAGTGGAGGCTGCCGTGAGTGGGAATCACCAGGACAAGGATTGGAGCGCAGTCGCTTGGCCCGATTACAGGTTCGAGGTCTTGGGCTGCAGACCACATATGAACCTGCGTGACACGCTGCCGCCTCGGCTGGCGGCGCTGAACTCCTGCAAGGCAGAGTGCAACCGCGACATGGACGGGATGGCAAcgccaagcagcagctgcctTTGGAGGCTACCCACGAGGTGA